From a region of the Nothobranchius furzeri strain GRZ-AD chromosome 12, NfurGRZ-RIMD1, whole genome shotgun sequence genome:
- the LOC139062251 gene encoding tropomyosin-2-like — translation MPGNNTSSKKKLFEMCLQDPEVDCNLKINFDSDGDDQESSENDLQKPEKTSGSGKVQQDSAACERLQNMEELLMQVSELKKHLRIANESLRTEKENRTKAESDCAFYKREINELEEGPDYYQSKSETCEEKMRALNSQLKKKDDLCEVLQKRLQQESQIRVIQRQRNQEKDISNEDLKKEINKLEERLGFHQREAETQHQRIMSLEIQLQIKEGVCADLQKRLEDETELRRQLADEQKNCYYKDLNNEHFKKQLGDLETENKDLRSKMENFNSLKTESDKKVSAQLEVFKKQLEAKSLCVKLVKRFNEEQQLRVQLERKQQNQKKDTSEERLLIEIHELEQGLDYYQQSADFTESAAETGASL, via the coding sequence ATGCCTGGAAACAACACTTctagtaaaaaaaaactgtttgagATGTGCCTTCAAGATCCAGAGGTGGACTGCAATCTGAAAATAAATTTTGATTCTGACGGAGACGACCAAGAAAGCTCCGAAAACGATTTGCAAAAACCAGAAAAGACTTCTGGATCTGGAAAAGTCCAGCAGGACTCAGCTGCTTGTGAGAGACTCCAAAATATGGAAGAACTTTTGATGCAGGTGAGTGAACTCAAAAAACATCTGAGGATTGCAAACGAATCTCTCAGAACCGAGAAGGAAAACAGAACCAAAGCTGAGTCAGATTGTGCGTTTTACAAGAGAGAAATTAATGAATTAGAAGAAGGACCGGATTATTACCAgagcaaatcagagacctgtgaaGAAAAGATGAGAGCTTTAAATAGTCAACTTAAGAAAAAAGACGACTTATGTGAAGTTCTCCAGAAGCGTTTACAGCAGGAATCTCAAATCAGAGTCATCCAAAGACAGAGGAACCAGGAGAAAGACATAAGTAATGAGGACTTAAAGAAAGAAATCAATAAACTGGAAGAGAGACTGGGTTTCCATCAACGTGAGGCAGAAACCCAGCATCAAAGAATTATGAGTTTAGAAATTCAGCTGCAGATAAAGGAAGGTGTCTGTGCAGATCTCCAAAAGCGTTTGGAGGACGAGACCGAGCTCAGACGCCAGCTAGCAGATGAACAGAAGAACTGTTATTACAAAGATTTAAACAATGAACACTTCAAGAAGCAACTTGGTGACTTGGAAACAGAAAACAAAGATCTTAGAAGCAAGATGGAGAATTTTAACTCCTTGAAAACAGAATCAGATAAGAAGGTGTCTGCACAGCTGGAGGTGTTTAAAAAGCAGCTGGAGGCGAAATCTCTCTGCGTAAAACTGGTAAAACGTTTTAACGAAGAACAGCAGCTGAGAGTCCAGTTGGAGAGGAAACAGcagaatcagaaaaaagacaccaGTGAGGAGAGATTACTGATAGAAATCCATGAACTAGAGCAGGGACTGGATTATTATCAGCAGAGTGCAGACTTTACAGAATCAGCTGCAGAAACAGGAGCATCTCTGTGA